In the Arachis ipaensis cultivar K30076 chromosome B04, Araip1.1, whole genome shotgun sequence genome, accatactgagaacctcggtgagtttgcggatggtgacagagcggaggatcttttgTATCTCTGTATTTTGATTATTTGTTGTAGTATTTTCTCTCACAtttttattttagactttatggccttagaggcttgaattgagagataagttgtataagctgatttaaattttcagaactcttttgtatttcattttgattagccggcctaaactccgtAGGCTGTGACTAGTCATCTTTTCGGTACATCTTACTTATATATATACAtcttgtttaatttaattattaccttgtgtatctTGGAGCTAGCTACAaggttctatatatatatatgtcttaTTCTGTTCGCGCCTAAGTGTTTTAGTTTTCGTGTGTGAATGCTTTGCGTATTGTAATTCTACTTTATGCAACTTTGAGCgtaaatatatatatgtgtgtgtgtgtgtgtgtgtgtgtgcgcctTAGAACTGTCGTGACACCTTGTTATCTTTCGCTTTAcggcgcgaggtaaggcttaggctaacgGGGTGTTACAATtggtttaataaaatatttaattaaaaataataaataaagaaagtTATATGATTATTTTGAAATGTAACCAACTTGACGaaggttttttgaaaaagaaatcagAATTTAGTCCTCTCTTCCTATCTAAGAAGTTTTTCTTCTTCACTCACCACCAATAACTTAATTGAAGAAAGAATTAAGAAAGCAAAGGAATAGACAAAGTGAATTTTTCataatattattatcattatggATCAAGGTTAGTAACTCTTCTCATTTTATTTGAGTCATAAATTTCAAGATCTTTCATGTGAATGATAATTTTATAATgtatattaaatattatattaagtCTAACATAAAAGTGGCGAAGCGTCCATTTATCATNNNNNNNNNNNNNNNNNNNNNNNNNNNNNNNNNNNNNNNNNNNNNNNNNNNNNNNNNNNNNNNNNNNTGCACATTTTATCAAGACTCAAGGTGCATTTTATCCCCTGGATTAATTTTGTTGGTTTAatccaagaaaaataaaaaaataaaaaccctaaaaaacactttTTAAGATTCGGATTCCCAAAACCTCCCTATTGAAATCCTTTATTCATCTTAGTTGGATAATTTACTCTCTTGTAATCTTGCACAGGAATCCTCTTCTTACAAATACATTGTCAGCATTCTTAAAACTGGCAATAAAAATCTTGAATGAGAATATTTGATCTAGGTAACTGTCAATTAATTGAAAGACGCCaatgaaataaaaaatgaaaaaccaAACAAGTTCAAAGTGAAACGAAAACCATAGAACTATATGCTACGTGTTGAGCTTGAGTACTTGAGTCgaagaaagaaaaagccataACCCCTCATTAATCGTATTtgtcttttctctctctctctcaaaccaCCATGCTACTACCACTACTGTTACACCTTCTACTactccccttcttcttcttcactcccTCTTACTccaccaccaccgccaccatCGGCGTCAACTACGGTACCGTCGCCGACAACCTCCCTCCCCCCACCACCGTAGCCACCTTCCTCAGATCCCAAACCACAATCAACCGCATCAAAATCTTCGACACCAACCCGGACATCCTCCGCGCCTTCGCCGGCACCGGAATCTCCATAACCGTCACAGTCGGAAATGGCGACATCCCCAACCTCTCGAAGCTCCCAGCAGCACAGTCATGGGTCTCAACCAACATCCTCCCCTTCCACCCAAAAACCGCCATCAACCGCATCGCCGTCGGCAACGAAATCCTCGCCACCTCCGACAAGGACCTCATCGCACACACCGTTCCTGCCATGAAAGCCCTCCACCAAGCATTAACCCTCGCAAACATCACAACCGTCCAAGTCTCCACACCACACTCCCTCGGAATCTTAACCTCATCGGAGCCTCCCAGTTCGGGTCAGTTCCGACCCGGTTACGACAAAGCAATCTTCGCGCCAATGCTCGACTTCCTCCGCCAGACGAAATCACCATTCCTTGTCAACCCATACCCGTTCTTCGGAATCGACCCGAACCGACCAGATAGCCTGAACTGGGCTCTGTTCAAACCAAACGGTGGCGTTTTGGATTCCGTAACCGGTTTGAACTACACGAACATGTTTGACGCTCAGATGGACGCGGTTTTCTCTGCGATGAAGAAGTTGGGATATGATGACGTGGAGCTTGTCGTGGCGGAAACGGGTTGGCCCTCAGCGGGTGATCCGGGTCAACCCGGTGTTGGTTTAGACAATGCGGCGTCGTATAATGGGAATCTCATTAGGCATGTTAATTCTGGCCAGGGTACTCCTCTTATGCCTAATAGGACATTCGAGACTTTTGTATTCTCTTTGTTCAATGAAAACCTTAAGCCTACAATTTCGGAGCAGAATTACGGGTTGTTTAAACCGGATTTAAAACCCGTTTATGACGTTGGCCTTTTGACCCACCAAGAGGTACGCATTTTTCCATGCATTCAATGATGATAGCTTCTGTTTTAGACTTgtctcctttcttactttttaCGTTGCTTTTGACGATAGGTTAATAATGCTGGTGGTTACTGATTAATTAGTAGTTAATAAAGATTAGTGTGGATTAACAAAGATTAATTGATTAACTCACTTAAGTAATCAAACAACTATCTTTAAataaaacttttaaatataaCTCAATTTTAAGATGGATTAGTGTTATCATACTAGAAGATACATGAGAGAGAAAAAATGATTAGTTTGGATGTAAATTTAGTGCTTGTTTAGGcgtcattattttgataaaaaaagatttttttttattttttagcgtgtttggtaaatttctagtagtaaaaataaaagtactagaaaaataaaaaattttttttttgagaagctgtaatttacatttttttaaaagattttttttttcttaaaaaaaagatgtttttcatttaataaataaacaaaaaagtacttttatatcgttatacccaaacataattgatagataaaaagatctttttgcatgagatatccaaacataaaattacttttatttttccataaaatcttttaaaaaaagataactcaaaaaaagatctttttttagaagttcacccaaacaagctcttaatagggtgtgtttggcaaattcGTTTGAGAGGATAAAAGTGCGTTGAAATTATTTGAACGctgctttttttttatgtttgacAATCTTTTTTCTAAACGCAGAAATGATTTTACAGCTTAAAAACGCATTTACTGTAAGTAAAAAATTGTTGCTTCTGCGTTTATTTCAACGTGAGTTCACCTTGATGATTATTATTGGTTTCCTCCAAAAGAATTTTCATATTTGTTTCAAgtcatttcaaatattttaaattttttttcaatttttagtattttttttatattttgattcttttattaaatttgttattgtaattctattataatatgaattattgatcttattaaaaatgataaagtaaataaaaaactaatcATACATAACAATGGAATCATaagtaataaaattttatggtcgaaaataatactaaataaaagaaTACTGAgagtactaaaaaaattatagaatattcTTTTTGTTTGACATTgtaaaattaatactaaataaaagaaTACTGAgagtactaaaaaaattataaattatttttttttgtttgacattgtaaaatttattattataattcttGTTCATTGTTTATTATTCTAATTTGTTATAATATGTATTATTGTTCCTAttgaaaatgataaattaaattaaataaaaaattaatcataaataataataaaaatataattagtaaAAAGTTAGAATCCAAAACagtaaacaaaataagattattGAAAGTATTCATAAAAAGtactaaaatatattattttatatgttatttttaatttaataaataaatattaatttttattaaaaagttaNNNNNNNNNNNNNNNNNNNNNNNNNNNNNNNNNNNNNNNNNNNNNNNNNNNNNNNNNNNNNNNNNNNNNNNNNNNNNNNNNNNNNNNNNNNNNNNNNNNNNNNNNNNNNNNNNNNNNNNNNNNNNNNNNNNNNNNNNNNNNNNTAATTTCATTTTATCAAgatcaattttatcaaaattaattttaatataaaattatcaaatatAAATCATGTTGGCATAAATTCATTTCTATctaaaatcaattttacaaaattatttttattcaaatttcagTTTGACCAACTCTAATCCAAACACACTAAACACACACTTAAGCTACTGGGCTTTATACAGTAGTGGGTTGCCAGCTTTTGCTTAGAAATTTGAAGGGAGCAACAGCATATAGCATATCTTTTAGGTGACAGATGAGAGAATCTATCGTTTTtcaatctatttttattttttgattaaaATATAGGTTATCATTAGTACATTGGTTGTAGCAGTGGTTATATAATTGATatggaaataaataaatatttccaTTTGGTAGCAAAGGTTAAAAAGATGACtcgctttttttttatttgggggGTCGAAAGGTGAAAAGACACATGCTAAAAACATACCATAACATATTAGGATGTGAAACGGTGCAGGCAATGGGACCCACAGTGGCACAAGGACCTTCATCATCGGGTTCTGGTGTAGGTGGAGGTTCGAGCTCAAAGAAGTGGTGCGTGCCGAAAACAAACGCGAGCGAGAAACAGTTACAGGCCAACATTGACTTTGCTTGTAGCAGTGGAATAGATTGTGGGCCCATAAAGGATGGTGGGCCTTGCTTCAAGCCCAATACGGTGAGGTCACATGCCGCATATGCCATGAACGCTTACTTCCAGGCATCTGGTCGCCACGCTTTTGACTGTGATTTTGGCAACACTGGAGTTATTGCTTACATTGGCTGATGTGACAGGTTATGATACTTGTACATATCCGTATGCAACTACTGCCACCACTACTGCGGCGGCAGAAGGACCAGCTGCCGGGCTAAAGGCGAGAAAGTCCGATTCTGGTGCCTCAATTAAACTTGGCGTTTCAATACTAATTAATCATGTGATTTCTTATTTCATATGtatactattttattttgttttctgagATTTTTTCTATTATTGTTTATGTCATTCTAATAATGTTATGGATTTCCATAGGGTCCAGGGagtgcttagtagttagtacctAGGTTTAGGGTTAGAAGTGTGAGGCTTTTTTTTCCTGGTTGGCTTCAATTCTCTCCCATTAATTAATTAGCTTGTTAACCTTATTATATTATAAGGTAAATTGATTATTCTTTCGGCCATAACGTTAATCATATATGGTTCGATTGGGCATCCATGGAGCCACGAATGGAGGAAAGAGGCATAAAACAGGGAAATTTGAGACTGACAATTAGCAGACTATTGTCTAATTCCTTAttttttaaactattcataacttttcttttcttttttttttgctttgtgaGCTGATTTAAATATGAAATTCTAATTATCAATAGAACTGTTAGCTTTTCTAAGACTGAGAAAGGGTTTGATCTTTCAAGTATTTGTTTGCGACGACCAGAGGTGCATATAATATTTCTCAAATCATATTGGCACAATTGGAATACCGAATAAGAGCTGCAGCAGAGGTCCAGCACAGATGGCATACCTATTTGTCTATCTATTTGCCTCATACAACGCTGCATCTGGGTTCTAATCCCAACTGAAGCTGATTGTTGATTTAAGAACCTATGATATTGGATTTATCATTATTGAAACTAACATAGAGAAAAATTgatatcaaacaaagaagaaagagtTTTTTATTCATGCATTGAGTATAAGAACTAGAAATTTCTTCAAAATTTTGTGGACCTTGTGAAGCTTATATACAGAGGTTACTAAGCTAGTTTTCTAATTGAATCGTCCAACGTATCCTTCTGTAGTTATTCACTTCAACTTATTTTTGATTAACTAATTCAGTTGCATATTACATTGACATTTTCCCTTGAGTTGTCAATGTTGGCATCAAAATTGACAACTTACAACCTTGAATCATTgacatagaaaaagaaagaaagaaaacaaaaaaaaaattgtaaaaatagtAGTTGCTTTAGCTATTGATAAGTAGTGGCAACGTGAAGCACTGAAGGCTAATCATGAACAAATTAAGTAGATAAATCATATATTTCTCCTCAAGTTGGGATTAAAGATGTCCGACAATCCCAACGTGGCGAAACCTGCGTTGAATGGATCTGGTGCTAGTGGTTTGGTGAGAATATCTGCATTTTGATCCTTGGAAGAGATTGGAACTTGAAAGATGTTTGATGAGGCCCGTTGCTGCCTTCTCTCTTACTACGTGACAATCCACTTCAATGTGTTTTGTTCACTCATGAAAGACTGAGTTGGCAGCAATATAACAGAGCTCTATATTCGGCTTCGGATAATGAACGTGCCAAGGTAAAAGAAATATCATGAGACAGAGCGGCTTGTATCTGAGCAAGAGGCCCAATCTGCATCAGAGTATCCGGAAGTCATTAGGTCAGATGCTGCATCAAAGAAGAGACCAGTAGCTGGAGATTGCTTAAGGTATTTGAGTACACGAATCGCAGCTTGATAATGAGCAATCGTTGGGCAATCTAGGCAGGGCTAAACTTTCCAATTGCAAAGGATATGTCTGGAAGGGTTTTGGTGAGATACACCAAGCGATCAATGAGTCTTCTATAGGAAGGGATATCACTATAAGCTGGTGcagaattttttgttaattttgtcaAATAGTCCATGGGGGTTGAAGCTGGCTTACAATTAGTCATTCCATATTCCTCCAAAAGATCTAGAACATACTTTCATTGGTGGATGGCCAAGCCTTTGCTGCTCCTAGCAATTTCAAGTCCTAGGAAAAATTTCAGGCTGCCAATGTCTTTGATCTTAAAAGCTTCATGTAATTCAACTTTGACATGCTGAATTTCCTGTAATATTGTCACCTGTGAGAACcaaatcatcaacatacacaAGGATTGCAGTGAATTGACCATTGAAAACATTTGTGAACAAGGAATAATCATGCTTTGATTGAGAGTAACCGAGACAAATTAGCTTAGAGGTCAACTTGACATTCCATTGCCTACTTACTTGCTTGAAGCCATATAATGATTTTTGAAGTTTACAACTATTTTGGAATCGGGAACATCAAGGCCTTGAGGAACTTGCATGTAGATTTCTTTATCTAAGTTACCATGGAGGAACGCCGTGTTTACATCAAGTTGTTGCTAGTGCCATCTCTTGGCAGTAGCTAAGGCAAGCAAAattttgagtgtggttatcttAACAACAGGGCTGTAAgtgtaaaaaaaatcatatccttCCCGCTGAGTATAGCCCTTAGCAACTAGTCTCGCCTTGTGTCTCTCGACTGAACCATCGGGCTTCAATTTGAGTTTGAACACTCACTTGCAGCCAATGTTTTCTTCCCGAGAGGTAAAGTAGTAAGAGACCATGTGTCATTTGCATTTAGAGCAACAAGTTCAGCTGAAATTGCCTCTTTCTAACAAGGTTGGGCAACTGCCTCTTCATAGTGTTTCAGTTCAGGTGAAGTGTTAATGGCCATAGCTAGTGTGTGATAAGTGTGAGACAAATTATGATATGAAAGGTAATTAGAAATTGGATATCTGATAAGGGATGTGGCAGCTTGATCAAGGAAGGTTTGGAAACAATGAAAATCCTTTAAGTGAGAGAGTGATTTACGTTCTCTTGTGGACCTTTGAATATTTTGTGGAGTTGAAACTTGTTGAGGTGTGTGAGTGAGATGAAGTGATGAGTGTGTAAGTTGATGTTGTGATGATGCTTCTTGGTGATTTTGTGCAATTGAAGATTCTCATGATATGTGACTTAGTGGTGCCAAATGTGAGTGTGAAGTGGGTGTTGGATAATCAAAGAATGTATCAAAGGTAGGGTTGTGTGTGCCAATTAGTGTGGGTATATGCATGGTATTTGTAGTGTTAGATGTAATAGATGTAAAGGGTAAGACatctgatgaatccatatttgatgataaattttggtatgatttgggtagatttcatcatataaacccacatttattcacctaaatagcatgcttttgtattttctctctaaattatgtccaattgtgaaaacatgctattttgtgcttaatttaatcaattttattccactttcattccatttgataccttgatatttttttgtgagtgatttcaggtataataggttggaatgacttgataagagtggaaaaaaagtatgcaattgggagaaaacatgaagaaaacaaaggagaagcacacagccaagtgtgcatacgcacaacatcCTGTGTGTATGCACAAGAGTAAATCAGCACGTGTGTGCGGACGAGTCCtagcgcgtgacttcattaaaaagtcacgtggctcgcgTTTTGGAAGGCTTTTTTGCCCATTTCTGAAGGCCTTGAAGCATATAAGGAGGCTAGTAACACACACATTCATACCATACAATACACAACACACTTAGGCATATTTTAGGTAGTTTAGGGTAGTTTTAGCTTAGGTTTTCTTTCAATTTTCCTTAGGGTTTAATTAGGGGTTTATACTACAAGTTTACATTTTTCAACTTTGATCTTGGATTCTTGCTTATTTTTtttgtaagtatttcttaattttctcttttattacattacttgttctacactttcttacattttaatttcctttatcAATACATATATGAttttgcaattttgatttctAGTTGGTGAATTTGATGATTGTTGGttattatatgtttgtttgagttaccCTTGTTAATTTTGATCATTTATTGCTCATAGTTTCAAGCATTTTCCCAATTTTGCGATATTTTGTGAATAtgcctaccatg is a window encoding:
- the LOC107639247 gene encoding glucan endo-1,3-beta-glucosidase, whose protein sequence is MLLPLLLHLLLLPFFFFTPSYSTTTATIGVNYGTVADNLPPPTTVATFLRSQTTINRIKIFDTNPDILRAFAGTGISITVTVGNGDIPNLSKLPAAQSWVSTNILPFHPKTAINRIAVGNEILATSDKDLIAHTVPAMKALHQALTLANITTVQVSTPHSLGILTSSEPPSSGQFRPGYDKAIFAPMLDFLRQTKSPFLVNPYPFFGIDPNRPDSLNWALFKPNGGVLDSVTGLNYTNMFDAQMDAVFSAMKKLGYDDVELVVAETGWPSAGDPGQPGVGLDNAASYNGNLIRHVNSGQGTPLMPNRTFETFVFSLFNENLKPTISEQNYGLFKPDLKPVYDVGLLTHQEAMGPTVAQGPSSSGSGVGGGSSSKKWCVPKTNASEKQLQANIDFACSSGIDCGPIKDGGPCFKPNTVRSHAAYAMNAYFQASGRHAFDCDFGNTGVIAYIG